Proteins from a single region of Macrotis lagotis isolate mMagLag1 chromosome 2, bilby.v1.9.chrom.fasta, whole genome shotgun sequence:
- the TRIM47 gene encoding E3 ubiquitin-protein ligase TRIM47 yields the protein MDGSGPFSCPICLEPLREPVTLPCGHNFCLSCLEALWPHRGPGGPAGSGAGARCPLCQEPFPDGLQLRKNHTLCELLQLRQPGPGQPGPGQPAAPEPSAPCAPEPWPEGAEPVRCDACPEGAALPAARSCLSCLASFCAAHLRPHERSPGLRGHRLVPPLRRLEESLCARHLRPLERYCRAERVCVCEVCAAQEHQGHELLSLEQERALQEAESPQVLSAAEDRLDELGASIAQSRRTVALIKSAALTEREKVSQMFTEAIGTLQGFQSEVMGFIAEGEAAMLSRAQGELRQQEEQRARLSSARQNLSQGPEIDSISFLQELLALKLALEEGDGPGPGPPKELSFTKSSQAVKAVRDLLTLACTNQWEFLQGMSRNTDNSQKLGLEAEAESQDPDSTNGLECEESRDYFLKFAFIVDLDSDTADKFLQLFGTKGVKRVLCPISYPESPMRFTHCEQVLGEGIMDRGTYYWEVEIIEGWVSVGVMAEDFSPREPYDRGRLGRNGYSCCLQWNGRNFSVWFYGLEANLPHPFCPTLGVCLEYADRALAFYAVRDGKVSLLQKLRASKPRRGGSPSPTSNPFQSRLDSCFPNLFTHRLKPAFFLESVDAHLQIGPLKKSCISVLKRR from the exons ATGGACGGGAGCGGCCCCTTCAGCTGCCCCATCTGCCTCGAGCCTCTTCGGGAGCCCGTGACGCTGCCGTGCGGCCACAACTTCTGCCTCTCCTGCCTGGAGGCGCTCTGGCCGCACCGAGGCCCCGGGGGCCCCGCGGGCTCGGGCGCCGGCGCCCGCTGCCCCCTGTGCCAGGAGCCCTTCCCCGACGGGCTGCAGCTGCGCAAGAACCACACGCTGTGCGAGCTGCTGCAGCTGCGCCAGCCCGGGCCCGGCCAGCCCGGCCCCGGCCAGCCCGCGGCCCCCGAGCCCTCGGCGCCCTGCGCCCCCGAGCCCTGGCCCGAGGGCGCGGAGCCCGTGCGCTGCGACGCCTGCCCCGAGGGCGCGGCCCTGCCGGCCGCCCGCTCCTGCCTGTCCTGCCTGGCCTCCTTCTGCGCCGCCCACCTGAGGCCCCACGAGCGCAGCCCGGGCCTGCGCGGCCACCGCCTGGTGCCCCCCTTGCGCCGGCTGGAGGAGAGCCTGTGCGCGCGGCACCTGCGGCCCCTGGAGCGCTACTGCCGAGCCGAGCGGGTCTGCGTGTGCGAGGTGTGCGCCGCCCAGGAGCACCAGGGCCACGAGCTCCTCTCCCTGGAGCAGGAGCGGGCCCTGCAGGAG GCCGAGAGCCCCCAGGTCCTGAGTGCTGCAGAGGACCGCTTGGATGAGTTGGGTGCCAGCATTGCACAGTCCAGACGGACAGTGGCCCTCATCAAG AGTGCAGCACTGACTGAGCGGGAAAAGGTGAGCCAAATGTTCACAGAGGCAATAGGTACGCTTCAGGGCTTCCAGTCTGAAGTGATGGGCTTCATTGCTGAAGGGGAGGCTGCCATGCTAAGCCGGGCCCAAGGGGAGTTGCGACAGCAGGAGGAGCAGAGAGCCCGATTGAGCTCGGCCCGACAGAACCTGAGTCAGGGTCCTGAAATCGACTCCATTAGTTTTCTCCAG GAGCTTCTGGCACTGAAGTTGGCACTGGAAGAAGGGGATGGACCTGGGCCAGGTCCCCCAAAAGAACTGAGTTTTACCAAGTCATCTCAAGCCGTGAAAGCTGTTAGAGACCTCCTGACTTTGGCCTGTACTAACCAGTGGGAGTTTCTACAGGGGATGAGCAGGAATACAGACAACTCACAGAAGCTGGGTTTGGAAG CTGAGGCAGAATCGCAAGATCCCGACAGTACCAATGGTCTGGAGTGTGAGGAGTCAAGAGACTACTTTCTTAAGT TTGCCTTCATTGTAGACCTGGACAGTGATACAGCAGATAAGTTCCTGCAGCTGTTTGGAACAAAGGGAGTGAAGAGGGTGCTTTGCCCCATCAGCTACCCCGAGTCTCCCATGCGCTTCACCCACTGTGAGCAGGTGCTGGGAGAGGGCATTATGGACCGAGGAACCTACTACTGGGAGGTGGAGATCATCGAGGGATGGGTCAGCGTGGGTGTCATGGCAGAGGACTTCTCTCCCAGAGAGCCCTACGACCGAGGTCGGCTTGGCCGAAATGGCTATTCTTGCTGCCTGCAATGGAATGGCCGAAACTTTTCTGTCTGGTTTTACGGGCTGGAGGCAAACCTTCCTCACCCCTTCTGCCCCACCTTAGGGGTCTGCCTGGAATATGCTGACCGGGCACTGGCTTTCTATGCCGTGAGGGATGGGAAAGTGAGCCTCTTGCAGAAGCTGCGGGCCTCTAAGCCTCGCCGAGGTGGGTCCCCTTCTCCCACCTCGAACCCCTTCCAGAGCAGGCTGGACAGTTGCTTTCCCAACCTGTTCACTCACAGGCTCAAGCCAGCTTTCTTTTTGGAGAGTGTGGATGCACACTTGCAGATTGGGCCCCTCAAGAAGTCTTGTATCTCTGTTTTAAAGAGGAGGTGA